A region from the Xenopus laevis strain J_2021 chromosome 4S, Xenopus_laevis_v10.1, whole genome shotgun sequence genome encodes:
- the chst13.S gene encoding carbohydrate (chondroitin 4) sulfotransferase 13 S homeolog precursor (The RefSeq protein has 1 non-frameshifting indel and aligns at 99% coverage compared to this genomic sequence) codes for MALATCLGSFILVIFYFQSHLGSAEEQFLGGRWHGKPRRSPLQALYDSAQLEPSSIQAMHQSRRELLASTCKTYTRKRRVLTSDDLKHLVVDDTHGLLYCYVPKVACTNWKRVMMVLTGQGKYKDPSLIPANEAHVPSNLRLLSEFSTSEINYRLRNYLKFIFVREPFERLVSAYRNKFTRTYNTAFHKRYGTKIIERHRRDPSVEALERGNDVTFEEFLYYLVDPVTQREEPFNEHWERVHSLCHPCIIHYDVVGKYETLEDDAEYLLQLIGVGDSVKFPSSSKTTRTTDGMAAEFFKTVPLFYQRRLFNLYKMDFLLFNYTVPRFPKIH; via the exons CTGAAGAGCAGTTCTTGGGTGGCAGATGGCATGGAAAGCCCAGAAGAAGTCCCTTGCAAGCCCTTTATGACAGCGCGCAG TTGGAGCCCTCCTCCATCCAAGCAATGCATCAGAGTCGCCGGGAGCTGCTGGCCAGCACCTGTAAGACTTACACAAGGAAGCGCCGAGTCTTGACATCTGATGATTTGAAACACCTTGTTGTAGATGACACCCATGGACTTCTGTACTGCTATGTACCAAAAGTAGCCTGTACCAATTGGAAGAGGGTCATGATGGTCCTCACCGGCCAGGGGAAGTATAAGGACCCATCTCTCATTCCGGCAAACGAAGCTCATGTTCCCTCAAACCTACGCTTGCTCTCAGAGTTCAGCACCTCAGAAATCAATTACCGGCTAAGGAACTAcctcaaatttatttttgtaagagAACCATTCGAGAGGCTAGTGTCCGCATACAGGAACAAGTTTACCCGCACGTATAACACAGCCTTTCACAAGCGATATGGGACCAAGATCATTGAACGTCATCGTAGGGATCCCTCCGTGGAGGCCCTGGAGCGAGGCAATGATGTCACCTTTGAGGAGTTCTTGTACTACCTGGTGGACCCAGTGACCCAAAGGGAAGAACCTTTTAATGAACACTGGGAGAGGGTGCACTCTCTTTGTCATCCATGCATCATCCATTATGACGTTGTGGGAAAGTATGAAACGCTGGAAGACGATGCTGAGTATTTGTTGCAGCTTATTGGAGTGGGAGTCAAATTCCCGTCATCTTCCAAAACGACACGGACCACAGATGGGATGGCTGCTGAGTTCTTCAAGACTGTGCCACTCTTCTACCAGCGCAGACTCTTCAACTTGTACAAGATGGACTTTCTGCTCTTTAATTACACTGTCCCACGCTTCCCAAAAATACACTGA